The Clostridia bacterium sequence TTGCAGAAAGTGTGAACAAGTGTGCATTATTTCCTTCATCATCCATTTTTTCAAAGGAAGGTGCTTCTTCCATTACTATATGGCAGTTGGTTCCGCTTAATCCGAACGCACTTATACCACACCGCCTTGGATGTTCTTCGCAAATCCATTCATTCAGTTTCGTATTTACATAAACGGGAGAATTACCAAAATCTATATTCCTGTTCGGTTTTTCAAAGTGTATTGAAGGTGGTATCTTTTTATTTTTCAAGGATAGTACTGCCTTAAGCAATCCAGCCAATCCAGCTGCACTGTCCAAATGCCCCAGATTCGTCTTTACGGATCCTACTCCACAAAACTGTTTTCTGTTGGTATATTTTGAAAAGGCTCTTGTGATACCGTCAATTTCTATTGGGTCACCCAGTTTTGTTCCTGTTCCATGCGCTTCTATATAAGTTATTGTCTCAGGGGTGACACCCGCATCATTCCAGGCATTTTCTATTACATCCGCCTGGGCTAGAACGTTAGGTGCGGTTATACCTATGGAAGCTCCATCCTGGTTTATTGCACTGCCCTTGATAACCGCGTATATATTATCTCTGTCCCGCAATGCTTTTGATAATGGCTTTAAAACTATAGCCATTACCCCTTCTCCCATACAGGTACCATCAGAGTTGTCATCAAAAGCTCTGCAAATATAGCTTTTAGATTCTATCCCAAGCATGTTTTCATCTTCCAACGGAAGCAGGCTTATTTTTACACTACCGGCAATCGCCATATCACAATCGCCGTTTCTTAAGCCGCGGCATGCCGTATGAACTGCAACCAGTGAGGATGAACAGGCTGTATCCATGACTATGCTGGGTCCTTTCAAATCCAGAACGTATGAGACCCTGCCAGGTATTACTGCTGCCATATTTCCGGGTATGGAAATTCCCAGGGAAGAAGGATCAACTTCTGCTATAAACCTTTGATAAGCCAGATCAGATACAAATCCGCAGTATACACCCGTACGGCTTCCCCTCAACTGTTCTCCTCCATATCCTGCATCCTCTATTGCACCTAATGCAGCTTCAAGAAATAACCTTTGGTTCGGGTCCATTAGACTCGCTTCCCTAGGCGACAAGTTGAAATACCTGAAGTCAAATTCATCGATCCTGTCCAGATATGATCCCCTTTTATAACCAATACCTTCAGGATTCATTCCTTTGAATTTGAAGTAGGAGTCAGCCTCAGCCTTTCTTACACCCGGGAGATCCGTAATACAGTCTTTTCCGTTAATCAGGTTTTCCCAAAAACCATTTATATCTTCTGCCATAGGCAGCTTTGCTGAAATGCCTATGATTGCTATATCTTTGCTGTCAGCTTCATTAACTTCTGTCACACTTACGTCATTAATGCTTTTTGCCAGCTCTTTTAGATTTATATTAAGCATATTCCGACCTCTCCCAGAAAAATTATTAATACCGATAAGAGTCATAGGAACATATCCGGTGAAGCAGATTTCTGTACGAACAAATGCTATCGCATTATGTTCTTCTCCAAGAAAAGTATCTACCCCACCGACAGGTACACCGTATCATTTTGATGCTATGTATCCTGGATGCCCTCCTAAATATCAGGAGTATCCCCCTTCGAACACCTTATGCATAGGAAATTAGTATCAACAATTTCCTATGCATAAAGGAAACATGTCCCTAAATGACAACTATATCAGCAGGTACAAAATCGCAGCAGTCTGCTGTTTTATTTTTTTACACAGGGATTGTATTGTTTTCTACATGTCCGTTTTTACGGCTATCCATGTAAATGAAGTAGTATATTGCCAATATAAGTACCAAGATTACAGCAAGAATGATTGCTAAAAATGCATCTCCCTGATCTCTAAGCTTGTACCACACTCCAGTTTTGATTGTTATGGCAATTACCCATATACTTGAGATTTGAAGAACGATAGGAGCAAAAATCGATCTCATATAAACATAAGCAAGATTATAAAGAAGTGCAGCAATAGAAGCATATAGTCCTATTGCAGCCCCCATGGTGTAGGTGTTTATAAGTCCGTATATGGCGGTTGTTATCAATATGGACGGATAAACGGGGACACCACTGCGTATTTCATTGAATATGGTTCCTCTGAAGATTATTTCTTCAAAAGCAAATGTTATTGCTATCATTGGAATAAATATGATAAAGCTTGTATATCCGTTCACCTGAAAGGTTAAGAACTGTTCAAATACTGGAACATTCTCAACAACAAAGCTTGTGTTACAAAGGAAGCAGGTGAATACGCCCATAAGAATACCTGCTGCAAACACTTGCAGGAAGTTCTTTATACTTAATTTAGAAAAGTTGCAGGTTTTTATCAGGTTTTTGCCTCTAAGTTTGAAAACCAAAACAAATACTGCAAGAACCAAAACAAAGCTTATAAAGCTTATAAGGTCATAATTTCTTTCATAAACTGCTTTCGGAAGTATTCCGCTGAACCAGATTTTCTGTACTCCCAGTGAAAATGCAAAAACGATAAAAAGGTAAAATATTACATAACCTGCAATACTAAAATACTTCTTCATCTAAACCTCCATATCCCCAATATGCCCCTTGTTATTAACCTCGAAGAGCAAGCTCTTCTGAGGTAATAACAACATAGGAATATTCTAAACGCAACACGTAATAATAATCCCATCAGGCACACAAAAGTATTTATATACTCTTTATGGGGTTAATTTTAATAAATTGAACCTGCCATGCAGTAAAAGTGCATCAGCTTTCCATATAAAATCATTCAGGCTAACCTGATTAAGCCGACGGCAAACCAGTCATTTTACTACTGTTCTGGTTTTTACTAACTCTGTATAGTACTACAAGCATAATAAGTGTTAATAAGATACTTATTATGAACAGAACAAGTGAGCTTCCACTTGTAAATAGTCCGCTTAGCCCTGTTCTTTTGAATAAGATCAATCCCATGGTACAGCAAACCTGTGTAATAAATGATGACCAGATAGAACCGCCAAAGTAATATATTATTCCAAATACAAGCTGGCCTGAGAACGCATATATAACTGCTGAAACAGGATTTTGGAAATAAACAAGTTCTGAAGCATAAAATGTTGCCTGGACAACCAGAGCAACCCCAGCAGGTATCACTCTGCTCATTTCATTAAATGCAAGCCCTCTGAAACAAAGCTCTTTATAAAAATTATTTATTAGGGTTACCAATATAACAAGTATAATGTTACCTCCTATTATCCAGTCAATGGATCCACCAATTGGCTCTACACTGGACTTGAAGGCGTCCACCTTAAGAATGGAACTTGTAAACATCGCTAATGCCAGACCCAACCCTGCACATATCAGTCCGTTAGTCATAGAAATAGCTTTAAATTTTGCAAATGTAATGGGATTTTCCTTCCTTACGAATTTTACCAGTAATAATAATGCAGTAATCGATACCGGGTCTAAAATCAGGAAAGCAGAAGTGGGTGTAGTTTCTCTCATTGAGTTAATCCATCCCACATTCTTAATTAACTGCAGCATACCGATATTTATCGATATGGGAAGAATAATGTAAACCAGTACAAACACAAGCGCTTTCAAATACTTTTTCATACTCAAACCCCCTGAATTTAAAATTTATTTGTTTCCTGCTGCGTTTCAACAGCATCTATTTCAACTGCTGTATCATGGAAATCCGTTTTTCTTGTCAAACTGGTTACAGTCAGAAGAATACTCCATAAAACAACAGTTATTGTTAACCATATAAAGCCTGAGGGTGCAAAAGAAGCAAATGTCCACCCGTTATAAAATACTCCTGTGTAAAAAGCAATCATCCAAAGCGCTAAAAAGGCCACAAGTGCAACCGCTTGCACAATTGATATGAAAAAAGCCCGCTTTAAGCTATGCTTGCCAGAGAAGATAAAATGTCTTTTTCCTGCAGAAAAGCTCTTCAAAACTTTTCTAATATACACTATCATTAGCAGAACAAGTGCAAGAGAAATCATGCGGATGAGAGTTCTCAGCAGTATATTCTTTACTCTGAAATCAGGATAATGCCCCGTTTCCCATTTGGCCCACAAACTCATCAGATCCCTGTGCAGATTCTCTCCGTTTTCACTATTGGTAAGTACAACCAGTCCACTGCGGTTTTCGGGAATAAACACATATTGTGATCGCCAGCCCCTGTTTGTTCCCCCATGATAAATCAATCTTCTTCCATCCGGCAAATCTTTTATGATACACCCCAGGCCATAATCCTTTTTCACAGGGTTACGCATAACAGACAGGGTAGACTGCTTCAATACGTTCCTTCCTGCCGGGTTAACATCACTATCCAGATTTGCTGCTACAAACCTGGCAAGATCGGGAGCTGTAGTGTATAATCCTGCAGCTGCAGTTTCTGCAAATAGGTAGTTTGGCATTTTATTACCTGATACATCGTATGGCGTAGCTGTTTTGGTTTTCAATCCAGGCTCCCATTCATAAGAGCTGCTCATCATTCCAAGTGGTTCAAGTACTTCCTCTTTCATATACTTAGAAAACGGCTTTCCGGAAACTTCTTCTGTGATCAGCTGTAACAGTGTGTACCCTCCACCGGAATACTTATATTTTTTGCCGGGTTTTTTTGTTATCTTAAGTTCCTTTACCCCTTTTACCCTTCCCGATAGCGAGTTTTCCAGACTGGGAACTTCTTCAGCAGGAAAATATCCGGCATAGCCTCCTTGCGAAAGTCCAGCAGTATGGCTCAGTATCCTTCTTATTGTTACCTCATTGTTATCATAATCTGTCTTTGGAAGATGCCAACGGGTCAAATACCTTTCAGCCGGAGTATCCAGATCCAGTTTACCTTTCTCTACCAGCTTCATGACTCCCCATGCTGCAATCGACTTGGAATTGGAAGCTACCTGGAATACAGTGTCTTTTGTTACTGCTTCCTCCTTGCTCTTGTCTGCCCACCCATATCCTTTTACCCAGTCAACTTCTCCTTTTCTTACCAATGCTACAGCTGTCCCGGGTACATTATACTTTTTCATCAGTTTGGGAACAGTTTCATCAAACTGTTGTTCCACACTGCTGAAGCTGTCCGCCTTCACCGTTGGATTAATTTCATTGAATGCTGTAATTGTCACTGATACAAAAAATACGATTGCCAGTATCAGCAACAATTTAGATTTTGACCTCAATATCAACCTCCCCTTTCGATTCTTTCTGCTGATCTAAAAAAGTTCTGTAATATATGTTTCTTGAAGCAATAATGCTTATACCCAGCATCAATAGCCCTGAAAAGAAAGTAATATATGTCCACTTCACTCTTTCAAGTAAAATGCCATATACCCACATTCCCAGAGGAGTAGTAATATATAAGGCTGATGAGAAAACCCCTATTACTCTGGCTCTTATCTCATCAGGTATCTTTAATTGAAAATAAGTAACTACAGGAATGTTTTGAGCTGTATTCATAGCTCCATACAATATCAATATCAAACAAAATGTAATCGTAATACCCCATTTGCTGACCCCTTGGAAGAACGGAATTTCTGGGAATCCCCAAGCCAACACTAGTAAGGCCTGCAACATAAAAAGAGTAAAAAATCTGCTCAGCAATTTTCTGCTTGCCTCTTTATTAAGCATAATAATTACGGCCGATATTATAATTCCTATCGCCGCAGAAGATTGAATTAAAGACAGCTGAAGACCGTCTATCTTGATAATGTTGTAATTAATAAAGGGAATAACGATAAAAAGCAGCGGATTATAGATGAAATTTAAAACAGCTGCCAGAATGAAAAAGAACTTCAATATTTTGTTCTGATTAAGATAGCTTAAGGAAACTTTGATGTCTTCAATATAACTTTTTACTCCACCTGTGCCCGTACTTAACCTGTTAAACTCATAAATCAAAAATGTTTCTGCAATACCTGCTATAATGAAGCCTACACCGTTTAAAAGGATTACTATTTTTATACCAAGTAATTTATAGGCAAGAGCACCTGTTATCGGCCCAATTATACTTATAGAAGCGTTTATTGCTTGAAAAGTCGAATTTGCCCTTGATACATTATCCTTGCTTACAAAGTCGGGAATGGAAGAATTAATGGCAAGTGAAAATAATGCCTGAATTATACCTATTATAAACGTATATATCATAATTAAGACTACACTCTTGGAGTTGAGCGCAAATACCATAAGGAACATCAGTACCGTGATCCCACTAAGTATATCTGTAGTAACAATAATTTTCTTTTTGTTATGTTTGTCTACATATGCCCCTGCTAAAATATTAACTATTACACCGGGAATTATGGAAACACTCAAGGTAATTGAGAAAGCAGTTGCAGACCCTGTCAGATCCAGTATATAAAGCCCTATCGCAAATCCAAAAATTGAATTGCCCATGCCTGATACTATTCTGCCAATAACAAGGAGCATAAAATTCAGGCTTGATCCCTTATGTGTTTTTTTTGCGTTTAAATCCAGATCCAAACTATCCATACATTATCCCCGCAGCATAAATAATAATAAAGTATTGAAACAAATAAATTATCAATAAATAAAGCAGGCACAATGATTTGGATAATGTAGCAAAGACAAAAAAGTTTACAAAAAATGTTTACTAGATTATCATTGTAGTTTATAATAGAAAATGGCAGTATAATAGCATTCTGCTATATGCCCAACCCATAAATCATATATCTTCTTGGCGGGAGCTAATGATTTATGGGTTTGCTTTATTTACAATTTATTATTAAATAATATACATTTTAGCTATATTTTACATATACTTACATGCAAAGTCAAGTTAAAAGTTAACAAAATGTGTTTACTAGATTATCACTATAATTTATAAAAGAAAATGGCAATATAATAGCATTCTGCTATATGCCCAACCCATAAATCATATATCTTCTTGGCGGGAGCTAATGATTTATGGGTTTGCTTTGTTTACAATTTATTATTAATTAATATACATTTCAGCTATATTTTACATATACTTACATGTAAAAGTCAAGATAATTCGTGTTAATTTTCCATGTTAAATAATTCGCAAGTTTACATAATACATATATTTATTTGGTATATTTTAATAGAATATAGCAACTAAGATACTCTTGGGGTTTTTATGGATTATTATAAATAAAGTAAATGATTAATGTTTAAGAGAAAGCTTTTCGAATGTTAAATCATCTACACTTTCTATATCACCTTTTAGTATTCTGAAAATAAATTCCTTTTCAAGCCCCGTCGCTTGTGCATATTCATCAAAATTCATATTGCGGCTGGCCCGTTGTATAGTTGAAATAAGCTTATCAGAGTGCTTTATTTTTACTCTGTCGATTCCTTCATTCATCATTTTTCCTCCTTAAGCAATAAGCATGAAAAGGCTCATTTCTGAGCCTTTCCTTTGGGATTCTTCCCTTTATTGTCGTAATTTTCTGCATATGGTTCATATGCATTCTCCCCCAATTGGTCATTATTTGACTTTGGACCGGGTTTACTTTTCTCCTTATTTGCCATAATATACCTCCTCTCTTTTGATGTCACTTATTGTTTATTTATAATTATTCACTAACTTGGATCATTTTCATCCAGATAGACTCTTGTAACTTTTGTGTAATCACCTTTTCTTATGTCTTCGCGACTTGCAGCCTCACCAAACTTTGAGTCATTGAACCCGGGTGCTACTGTAGGATCTTTCTTTTTTGATTTTCCACTACTTTTGTTTTTCATAATACTTCTCCCTTTCTATATTATTTCAAACTCGGCCTCATTTATTCGTTTTATGCCTTCTATACTCCCTAATTGTCCTGACAGCTGTATAAGCGCACTATCCTTGCTTTTCGCTTCCAGCATGACATCAAAATCCCTTCCGACCGTCTTTGCAATTTCGAGAAATTTCAGGAACTCACTCAATTCTATATAGTCAGCATGGCTCCTGAAGTCCTTCTCAGATTTCGGACTGGAAAAATGTATCTTCGGGTTGAAATATTGATTGTCCCATGTACTAAAAATTTCTCCCAGCATATTCTCCAGGCTTTCTCCATTATTTGCACATGTATGGTGATGCACATCCAGAACCATTGGTATGTTCAAGCGTTTGCACATATCTAAAACATCCTTGGCTGTAAAAGATTTATCATCATTTTCAAGTATTATTCTGTTTCTTATCCTGTCCGGAAGTCTTTCAAAGTTTTCCTTGAATCGCTTAATCGAACTCTCCTTATCCCTATACAACCCTCCTACATGTAAAATCAGTTTATATCGGCTGCTTTCCATGCCCATTGCTTCAAATATTTTCACATGATAATCCAGATCCTTTATTGAATCAGCCAAAACCTTTTCTGTTGGAGAGTTGATTAACGTATAGTGGTCAGGATGAGCACTGATCCTGAAATCATTTTCTATGATAAAGTCCCCTAATTCTCTGAATTCATCCCTGAAATCACCAATATAATCCCATTCATCAGTCAAGGGATGGGTTGCCAGTGGTATCAGCTTTGATGTCAGTCTGTAAACATGAATATTATAAGCTTTGTTGTAGCGTAGTATTCTCAGTGTATTTTCAAGGTTCTTTCTAGTAATTTTTCTTAGTCTGTAGAGTTTTGCCTCCTCATCTGGAAGCTTGTTAAATGTTGCAACGGTAACCGTTCCCGAAGGTGAGCAATCTTCGAGGTTTAGTGTCATTGCCACATAGCCCAGCCGGAATTTCATATAACCTCCATGCACAAAGAAATCGTGGTAAAACTTCAGTCCTATTTTACCCAAAAGAAATGAGCCTATTCGGCCCATGTTCTATCTGTTACGCTACCCGGATAATCACTATCTGTGTTAACTATTCTTTACCGCCCTGATTACAAGCATATATGAGTTTACATCGTATGATGTCCCGCTAAAATCACCATAAAGCTCAACATCCGAGAATCCGGCTTCCTTTACAACATTTGAAAGATCACAGCATAAAACAGGCAGCAATTCTATCGAGTTTTCAAACCTTTCCTCTCCGTTTTTATTATGTATTTCCAAAATGGTATTAAAGCTTACAGTCCCCCTATTTTTATCAAATTCATATTTTCTTACAAACTTCAATCCTACTTCATCGTTCTTTATGACAGGCAGCTCATTTACTCCTTTATTAATGATTCTATCGTAATTAATAATCTGTAATATTAAAACACCCGACTTCCCCATAAGCGAGTATGTCTGTTTCAGAGTATCCGATATTTCTGCCAGACTTCCCAGATGCACTAAGGAATTACCTATGCAATAAATACAATCAAAATTCAAATCCTGCTGGGACATTTGGTTTTGAGCCATAGTTTGCAGCTCATCAAGCT is a genomic window containing:
- a CDS encoding CPBP family intramembrane metalloprotease; its protein translation is MKKYFSIAGYVIFYLFIVFAFSLGVQKIWFSGILPKAVYERNYDLISFISFVLVLAVFVLVFKLRGKNLIKTCNFSKLSIKNFLQVFAAGILMGVFTCFLCNTSFVVENVPVFEQFLTFQVNGYTSFIIFIPMIAITFAFEEIIFRGTIFNEIRSGVPVYPSILITTAIYGLINTYTMGAAIGLYASIAALLYNLAYVYMRSIFAPIVLQISSIWVIAITIKTGVWYKLRDQGDAFLAIILAVILVLILAIYYFIYMDSRKNGHVENNTIPV
- a CDS encoding class I SAM-dependent methyltransferase, producing MSFYEQISKYYDCIFPVGEPQLKFIKDSAGMPPKRILDVACGSGGYSVALAKQGYNVTAVDLDEKMVEVAANKAVIEGVRIDVFRKDMKELDELQTMAQNQMSQQDLNFDCIYCIGNSLVHLGSLAEISDTLKQTYSLMGKSGVLILQIINYDRIINKGVNELPVIKNDEVGLKFVRKYEFDKNRGTVSFNTILEIHNKNGEERFENSIELLPVLCCDLSNVVKEAGFSDVELYGDFSGTSYDVNSYMLVIRAVKNS
- a CDS encoding serine hydrolase; amino-acid sequence: MRSKSKLLLILAIVFFVSVTITAFNEINPTVKADSFSSVEQQFDETVPKLMKKYNVPGTAVALVRKGEVDWVKGYGWADKSKEEAVTKDTVFQVASNSKSIAAWGVMKLVEKGKLDLDTPAERYLTRWHLPKTDYDNNEVTIRRILSHTAGLSQGGYAGYFPAEEVPSLENSLSGRVKGVKELKITKKPGKKYKYSGGGYTLLQLITEEVSGKPFSKYMKEEVLEPLGMMSSSYEWEPGLKTKTATPYDVSGNKMPNYLFAETAAAGLYTTAPDLARFVAANLDSDVNPAGRNVLKQSTLSVMRNPVKKDYGLGCIIKDLPDGRRLIYHGGTNRGWRSQYVFIPENRSGLVVLTNSENGENLHRDLMSLWAKWETGHYPDFRVKNILLRTLIRMISLALVLLMIVYIRKVLKSFSAGKRHFIFSGKHSLKRAFFISIVQAVALVAFLALWMIAFYTGVFYNGWTFASFAPSGFIWLTITVVLWSILLTVTSLTRKTDFHDTAVEIDAVETQQETNKF
- the uvsE gene encoding UV DNA damage repair endonuclease UvsE, which gives rise to MKFRLGYVAMTLNLEDCSPSGTVTVATFNKLPDEEAKLYRLRKITRKNLENTLRILRYNKAYNIHVYRLTSKLIPLATHPLTDEWDYIGDFRDEFRELGDFIIENDFRISAHPDHYTLINSPTEKVLADSIKDLDYHVKIFEAMGMESSRYKLILHVGGLYRDKESSIKRFKENFERLPDRIRNRIILENDDKSFTAKDVLDMCKRLNIPMVLDVHHHTCANNGESLENMLGEIFSTWDNQYFNPKIHFSSPKSEKDFRSHADYIELSEFLKFLEIAKTVGRDFDVMLEAKSKDSALIQLSGQLGSIEGIKRINEAEFEII
- a CDS encoding CPBP family glutamic-type intramembrane protease; its protein translation is MKKYLKALVFVLVYIILPISINIGMLQLIKNVGWINSMRETTPTSAFLILDPVSITALLLLVKFVRKENPITFAKFKAISMTNGLICAGLGLALAMFTSSILKVDAFKSSVEPIGGSIDWIIGGNIILVILVTLINNFYKELCFRGLAFNEMSRVIPAGVALVVQATFYASELVYFQNPVSAVIYAFSGQLVFGIIYYFGGSIWSSFITQVCCTMGLILFKRTGLSGLFTSGSSLVLFIISILLTLIMLVVLYRVSKNQNSSKMTGLPSA
- a CDS encoding MFS transporter, translating into MDSLDLDLNAKKTHKGSSLNFMLLVIGRIVSGMGNSIFGFAIGLYILDLTGSATAFSITLSVSIIPGVIVNILAGAYVDKHNKKKIIVTTDILSGITVLMFLMVFALNSKSVVLIMIYTFIIGIIQALFSLAINSSIPDFVSKDNVSRANSTFQAINASISIIGPITGALAYKLLGIKIVILLNGVGFIIAGIAETFLIYEFNRLSTGTGGVKSYIEDIKVSLSYLNQNKILKFFFILAAVLNFIYNPLLFIVIPFINYNIIKIDGLQLSLIQSSAAIGIIISAVIIMLNKEASRKLLSRFFTLFMLQALLVLAWGFPEIPFFQGVSKWGITITFCLILILYGAMNTAQNIPVVTYFQLKIPDEIRARVIGVFSSALYITTPLGMWVYGILLERVKWTYITFFSGLLMLGISIIASRNIYYRTFLDQQKESKGEVDIEVKI